The proteins below come from a single Leptotrichia sp. oral taxon 223 genomic window:
- the pheS gene encoding phenylalanine--tRNA ligase subunit alpha, with protein sequence MLDKLAHLKEEVLAKLKEVENLEELNDLRVKILGKKGEFTAIMKGMADIAAEKRAEFGKVTNEIKNVLQNRFDEVNTDLKEIAKQQRLKNETIDVTLPGRKANVGSLHPLTKTVMEIKDIVSTMGFDIVDGPEVEYVKYNFDALNIPKTHPSREISDTFYIEEENVVLRTQTSGMQIRYMEDRKPPFRMISIGKVYRPDYDVSHTPMFHQMEGLMVGEDVSFANFKAILENIVKKIFGEDRKVRFRPHFFPFTEPSAEMDVECGVCKGEGCRVCKGTGWLEILGSGMVNPKVLEGVGIDPKKYQGFAFGLGLERITMLKYGIDDLRAFFENDERFLNQF encoded by the coding sequence ATGTTAGACAAATTGGCACACTTGAAAGAAGAAGTGTTAGCAAAACTTAAAGAGGTGGAAAATCTTGAGGAGCTGAATGACCTAAGAGTTAAGATATTGGGGAAAAAAGGGGAATTTACAGCTATTATGAAGGGAATGGCTGATATTGCGGCTGAAAAGAGGGCTGAATTTGGGAAAGTTACGAATGAAATAAAAAATGTACTGCAAAATAGATTTGATGAAGTAAATACTGACTTGAAGGAAATTGCAAAACAACAAAGACTGAAAAATGAAACTATAGACGTGACTTTGCCAGGGAGAAAGGCTAACGTGGGTTCGCTTCATCCGCTTACAAAGACAGTTATGGAAATAAAGGACATCGTTTCTACAATGGGATTTGACATTGTGGATGGACCAGAAGTGGAATATGTTAAATACAATTTTGACGCATTAAACATTCCAAAAACACATCCTTCACGTGAAATTTCAGATACATTTTACATCGAAGAAGAAAACGTTGTATTAAGAACACAGACTTCTGGTATGCAAATTAGATATATGGAAGACAGAAAACCTCCATTTAGAATGATTTCGATTGGGAAAGTTTACCGTCCAGACTACGATGTGTCACATACGCCAATGTTCCATCAGATGGAGGGGCTTATGGTTGGAGAAGATGTTTCTTTTGCTAATTTTAAGGCGATTTTGGAAAATATTGTAAAAAAAATATTTGGGGAAGACAGAAAAGTAAGATTCCGTCCGCACTTTTTCCCATTTACAGAACCATCAGCTGAAATGGACGTAGAATGTGGAGTTTGTAAAGGAGAAGGATGCAGAGTTTGTAAAGGGACTGGATGGCTTGAAATTTTAGGAAGCGGAATGGTAAATCCGAAAGTACTGGAAGGTGTTGGAATTGATCCGAAAAAATATCAAGGTTTTGCATTCGGACTAGGGCTTGAAAGAATTACAATGCTTAAATACGGAATTGATGATTTGAGAGCGTTTTTTGAAAATGATGAGAGATTTTTGAATCAATTTTAG
- a CDS encoding GNAT family N-acetyltransferase: protein MKIRRFEEKDAKKVSELIIDTLRKTNIKDYSADSIENYVNNFQPENILKRASWTHFYVVEEKSNIIGCGAIAPYWDKIDESSLFTIFISAEYQGKGIGRKIIETLEKDEYFLRAKRIEVPASITAVPFYKKMGYSYKNGVNKADDEGIVRMEKFRKDKVR from the coding sequence ATGAAAATACGCAGATTTGAAGAAAAAGACGCTAAAAAAGTATCTGAATTGATTATTGATACACTGCGGAAAACAAATATAAAAGATTATTCTGCTGATTCAATAGAAAATTATGTAAATAATTTCCAGCCTGAAAATATTCTTAAAAGAGCCTCGTGGACACATTTTTACGTTGTCGAAGAAAAGAGCAATATTATTGGATGTGGAGCAATTGCACCATATTGGGATAAAATTGATGAAAGTTCTTTATTTACTATTTTTATCTCGGCTGAATATCAGGGAAAGGGAATAGGACGAAAAATTATTGAAACATTGGAAAAAGATGAATATTTTTTAAGAGCCAAAAGAATCGAGGTACCTGCATCCATTACAGCTGTCCCGTTTTATAAGAAAATGGGATATAGCTACAAAAATGGAGTAAACAAAGCAGATGATGAAGGAATTGTAAGAATGGAAAAATTTAGAAAAGATAAAGTGAGATAA
- the pheT gene encoding phenylalanine--tRNA ligase subunit beta — MLISLNWLKQYIDLDGIEINEMENALTMIGQEVEKIEVLGENLENVVTAHIVEKEMHPDSDHLTICKVDNGKEILQVVCGASNHKAGDKVVLAQVGAKLAEDFVIKKGKIRGVESNGMICSEEELNIGKDSDGIMILPQDTPAGIPMKEYLGINDTVFELEITPNRPDCLSHIGIARELGAYYGKEVKYPNFVINTESSEKTADNISVEIADSNLAKRYVARIIKNVTVKESPKWLKERVESIGIRSINNIVDASNFVMMELNQPNHAFDLDKIEGGKIVVRAGLENEKLVTLDEQERELNSDDIVISDGVKAVALGGVMGGENSQITENTKNILLEVANFNSQNVRKTSRRLTLSSDSSYRFERRVDEENAVNVINRLANLIQEVAGGEILAGAVDNYPVPYEKKSAELNFERLNRFVGKVIPRETVIGILTRLEIEVVDNGETLTLTAPSYRDDLENEQDYFEEIIRMYGFDNIENILPKLDISEQPVIDTTKLSTQVKLIAANAGLKEVINYSFVPKDAMEKIKYTVVQEKLIDVLKPITEDFVTLRPTLLYSLIKNAKDNINRNVSNIRFFEVSRTFEKAEELAKEEVKLGIILAGENDKTLWNPKPVPYDFYDLKGIVEEIFTQLKFNNYMIKRSEQSQFHPGRSVDVFVGRELIGSFGEIHPDVLENFDLGKTSVLVGEFNIDLLQKYIGKKVNYQGIVKYPAVPRDFAFVMKEEILVGDVLKTIQKIDKKIEKVELFDIYQGAGVVPGMKSVAISVVLRDKNKTLEEKEIIDISNKIVAKVEKDYGAVLRQ, encoded by the coding sequence ATGCTGATTTCGTTGAACTGGTTAAAGCAGTATATAGATTTAGATGGAATAGAAATAAATGAAATGGAGAATGCCCTTACTATGATTGGGCAGGAAGTGGAAAAAATCGAGGTGCTGGGGGAAAACTTGGAAAATGTTGTAACGGCACATATTGTTGAAAAGGAGATGCATCCTGATTCGGATCATTTGACGATTTGTAAAGTGGATAATGGGAAGGAAATTTTGCAGGTTGTATGTGGTGCATCTAATCATAAGGCTGGGGATAAGGTTGTTTTAGCACAGGTTGGAGCAAAACTGGCTGAAGACTTTGTTATTAAAAAAGGGAAGATAAGAGGTGTGGAATCAAATGGAATGATTTGTTCAGAAGAAGAACTGAATATTGGCAAGGATTCTGATGGGATTATGATTTTACCTCAAGATACACCTGCCGGAATACCAATGAAGGAATATTTGGGAATTAATGATACTGTGTTCGAACTGGAAATTACGCCAAATCGTCCTGATTGTCTGTCGCATATTGGAATTGCAAGAGAACTGGGGGCTTATTACGGGAAGGAAGTTAAATATCCTAATTTTGTGATAAATACTGAAAGTAGCGAAAAAACAGCTGACAATATTTCAGTTGAAATTGCAGACAGCAATTTGGCAAAAAGATATGTGGCTAGAATTATTAAAAATGTAACGGTTAAGGAAAGTCCAAAATGGCTTAAGGAAAGAGTGGAATCTATCGGAATCAGAAGTATTAACAATATTGTAGATGCTTCAAATTTTGTTATGATGGAACTTAATCAGCCTAATCACGCTTTTGATCTGGATAAAATTGAAGGTGGAAAGATTGTTGTGAGAGCGGGGCTTGAAAATGAAAAACTGGTTACGCTTGATGAACAGGAAAGAGAGTTAAATAGTGATGATATTGTAATTTCGGATGGAGTAAAAGCTGTGGCACTTGGTGGTGTAATGGGCGGAGAAAATTCACAAATTACTGAAAATACAAAAAATATCCTTCTGGAAGTGGCAAACTTTAACTCGCAAAATGTGAGAAAAACTTCAAGAAGATTGACTTTATCAAGTGATTCTTCATACAGATTTGAAAGAAGAGTGGATGAGGAAAATGCGGTTAATGTGATAAATAGACTTGCAAATTTGATTCAGGAAGTAGCAGGTGGAGAAATATTGGCTGGAGCTGTTGACAATTATCCTGTCCCTTATGAGAAAAAATCTGCTGAACTTAATTTTGAAAGACTGAACCGTTTTGTTGGGAAAGTAATTCCTCGTGAAACTGTTATTGGAATTTTGACTAGACTTGAAATCGAAGTTGTAGATAATGGAGAAACTTTGACATTGACTGCACCAAGTTACCGAGATGATTTGGAAAATGAGCAGGATTACTTTGAAGAAATTATCAGAATGTATGGTTTTGACAACATCGAAAACATTTTACCAAAACTGGATATTAGTGAACAGCCAGTTATTGACACAACAAAACTTTCTACGCAGGTAAAACTTATTGCAGCAAATGCAGGACTTAAGGAAGTTATCAACTACAGCTTTGTTCCAAAAGATGCGATGGAAAAAATAAAATATACAGTTGTACAAGAAAAATTGATTGACGTGCTAAAACCAATTACAGAGGATTTTGTAACATTGCGTCCGACATTGCTTTACAGCCTTATCAAAAATGCAAAGGACAATATCAATAGAAATGTTTCAAATATCAGATTCTTTGAAGTGAGCAGAACTTTTGAAAAAGCCGAAGAATTGGCAAAAGAAGAAGTGAAATTGGGAATAATTCTGGCTGGAGAAAACGACAAGACATTGTGGAATCCAAAACCTGTTCCTTACGATTTTTACGATTTGAAAGGAATTGTAGAAGAAATCTTTACACAGCTTAAATTCAATAACTATATGATAAAACGTTCTGAACAAAGCCAGTTCCACCCTGGACGTTCAGTTGATGTGTTTGTGGGACGTGAATTAATTGGAAGCTTTGGAGAAATTCATCCAGATGTGTTGGAAAACTTTGACTTAGGGAAAACATCTGTTCTAGTTGGAGAATTTAACATTGACTTGCTTCAGAAATATATTGGTAAAAAGGTAAATTATCAAGGAATTGTAAAATATCCGGCAGTGCCAAGAGATTTTGCATTCGTTATGAAGGAAGAAATCCTAGTTGGAGATGTATTAAAAACAATTCAGAAAATTGACAAGAAAATTGAAAAAGTGGAACTGTTTGACATTTATCAAGGTGCAGGAGTGGTTCCAGGAATGAAGAGTGTGGCAATCAGCGTGGTGTTAAGAGATAAGAATAAAACGCTGGAAGAAAAGGAAATTATTGATATTTCCAATAAAATTGTGGCTAAGGTTGAGAAGGACTATGGTGCAGTTTTAAGACAATAA
- a CDS encoding DUF4825 domain-containing protein — protein sequence MKNKKLKIIISLIVCVIFTACGKSQNSNKNIYEYKTKYVGDNSKVINILSNLKYPKETSYNSVQILSEKEPYGILVKLNINSRKIPEKNEFLKNSAVLFALIENLSFVKYEDVSNNKIIAEFTRDEIDNYLKAEVNKNTKEIGMNKKEFVKYLNE from the coding sequence ATGAAAAACAAAAAATTAAAAATAATAATTTCATTAATTGTCTGTGTTATTTTTACAGCATGTGGTAAATCACAAAATTCTAATAAAAATATTTATGAATACAAAACAAAATATGTAGGCGACAATTCTAAAGTAATAAATATTTTATCAAATTTAAAATATCCCAAGGAAACAAGCTATAATTCTGTACAAATTTTGTCGGAAAAGGAGCCTTATGGAATACTTGTGAAATTAAATATAAATTCTAGAAAAATTCCTGAAAAAAATGAGTTTCTTAAAAATTCAGCTGTGCTATTTGCTTTAATTGAAAATTTATCATTTGTGAAATATGAAGATGTTTCAAATAATAAAATTATAGCCGAATTTACGAGAGATGAAATTGATAATTACTTGAAGGCTGAAGTGAATAAAAATACTAAAGAAATTGGGATGAATAAAAAGGAATTTGTAAAATATTTGAATGAATAA
- a CDS encoding HRDC domain-containing protein, with product MLKIVTLPFDEKMEEFEQEKLERVLRDVQIVKYQAELVKIEGKYYWTVFVECEKIEKVNKNSGKDNFTQDVKEFKEANKNYIEYLTEDEMELYKILKEWRAGEAQLLGYPPYIIASNQLLANIAKTNPKNIEELSQLKGMGKRKVRDYGEEILLILENFYDMKF from the coding sequence GTGTTAAAAATAGTAACATTGCCATTTGATGAGAAAATGGAGGAATTTGAGCAGGAAAAACTGGAAAGGGTGCTGAGGGATGTTCAAATTGTGAAGTATCAGGCTGAACTGGTAAAAATTGAGGGGAAATATTACTGGACGGTTTTTGTTGAGTGTGAAAAAATTGAGAAGGTTAATAAAAATTCTGGAAAAGATAATTTTACACAAGATGTGAAAGAATTTAAAGAGGCTAATAAAAATTACATAGAATATTTGACGGAAGATGAAATGGAGCTGTATAAGATATTAAAGGAATGGCGGGCAGGAGAAGCACAGCTTTTGGGCTATCCACCATATATCATTGCTTCAAATCAGCTTTTGGCGAATATTGCAAAAACTAATCCTAAAAACATTGAAGAACTTTCCCAGTTAAAGGGAATGGGAAAACGGAAAGTTAGGGATTATGGGGAAGAAATTTTACTGATTCTGGAAAATTTTTATGATATGAAATTTTGA
- the pncB gene encoding nicotinate phosphoribosyltransferase: MEKFFKFLNSDRYQYTESEIYLKNNMQNEIAAFDIFLRTKKENDYAVVYGISDVLELIEILNETSYENKKKYLSKIFDNADFIEYIANMKFTGTIKGVRDGEIVFSNEPILTVTAPLIQGKILETPILNILHYQTLAATVTSKIVLAAEGRGVLSFGTRRTAGFEAAMTMTKVSYVAGCISHSNLAAEYFYDLKSTGTMTHGFIQTFGMGENAEYKAFDAFIKMYRNKNQALIMLIDTYNTLESGIISAVRAFKDNGINDEYEGMYGIRIDSGNLEKLSKECRRILDKNGLYKAKIVLTSGLDEKKIRTLIKNNAKVDIFGVGDAIALPERAISTVYKMAKINENNVMKISDESGKTSLPGNKDLYRVYENNDFYDIIALEDEKLEDTGNVKKLTIDYISEGKKIVENYELLDLKKAKEYYDSNLSFVKKVYGEKLKVERVKLSEKLENLKNELLKVEKDA, translated from the coding sequence ATGGAGAAATTTTTTAAATTTTTAAATTCAGACAGGTATCAATATACAGAAAGTGAGATTTATCTAAAAAATAATATGCAAAATGAAATTGCAGCTTTTGACATATTTTTGCGTACAAAAAAGGAAAATGACTATGCTGTGGTGTATGGAATATCAGATGTCCTTGAACTTATCGAGATACTTAATGAAACTTCTTATGAAAATAAGAAGAAATATTTGTCAAAAATATTTGATAATGCTGATTTTATCGAATATATTGCCAATATGAAGTTTACAGGTACAATAAAAGGCGTAAGAGATGGAGAGATTGTATTTTCAAATGAGCCGATATTAACAGTTACTGCTCCGCTTATACAAGGTAAAATTCTTGAAACTCCTATTTTGAATATTCTTCATTATCAGACGCTTGCGGCAACAGTCACTTCCAAAATTGTGCTGGCGGCTGAGGGTAGGGGAGTGCTTTCGTTTGGGACAAGAAGGACGGCAGGATTTGAAGCGGCGATGACAATGACAAAGGTCAGCTATGTGGCAGGCTGTATATCCCACTCAAATCTTGCGGCAGAATATTTTTATGATTTGAAAAGCACAGGAACGATGACGCATGGCTTTATCCAGACTTTTGGAATGGGAGAAAATGCTGAATATAAGGCCTTTGATGCTTTTATAAAGATGTACAGAAACAAAAATCAGGCACTTATAATGCTAATTGACACTTATAACACCCTTGAGAGCGGAATAATCAGTGCTGTGAGGGCATTTAAGGACAATGGCATAAATGATGAATATGAAGGAATGTATGGGATAAGGATAGATTCAGGGAATTTGGAGAAACTGTCGAAGGAATGTAGAAGAATCCTTGATAAAAATGGGCTTTACAAAGCAAAGATTGTATTAACGAGTGGACTTGATGAAAAAAAAATAAGAACATTGATAAAAAATAATGCAAAAGTAGATATATTTGGAGTGGGAGATGCCATAGCATTACCTGAAAGAGCAATAAGCACAGTTTACAAAATGGCTAAAATCAATGAAAATAACGTAATGAAAATTTCCGATGAAAGCGGGAAAACATCATTACCGGGAAATAAGGATTTATATAGAGTTTACGAAAATAATGATTTTTACGATATTATAGCACTAGAAGACGAAAAGCTGGAAGATACAGGAAATGTTAAAAAATTAACAATAGATTATATTTCAGAGGGTAAAAAAATTGTAGAAAATTATGAATTGCTGGACTTGAAAAAGGCAAAGGAGTATTATGACAGTAATTTGTCCTTTGTGAAAAAAGTATATGGTGAGAAGTTAAAAGTGGAGAGAGTGAAATTGTCAGAAAAATTGGAAAATTTAAAAAATGAGCTTTTGAAAGTAGAGAAAGATGCATAA
- the nikA gene encoding nickel ABC transporter substrate-binding protein produces the protein MKNSFKTIIIMLIMGIIFACQPKQKDAAKGKTEKSGKITLAFNQDPVGNLNPHEYLPSQFITQDMVYDGLVYYGENGEIKPMLAESWNISKDGKTYTFKLRKNVKFSDGSDFNAKNVVKNFDTVFSKQNKSNHSWFAFTNHLKSYRAIDDYTFEIVLDTPYTATLYDLAMIRPIRFLGDAGFPENGDTSKGIKKPIGTGAWVLKEHKNNEYAVFVRNEYYWGEKPAASEVVIKAIPDSETLALQFESGDIDLIYGNGLISLDRFEAYRQDKKYTTATSEPMSTRMILLNTTSPILKDLKVRQALSHAVDKQSIAKNIFGGIEKPADTIFAPNVPHTNIELTKYNFDLAKAQALLDEAGWKKGADGMREKDGKKMILSFPYISSKVTDKNVGEYIQGEWKKIGIQVDLKAMEEKAYWENATAKNYDLMSDYSWGAPWDPHAYLAAMADDSVNGTNPAYAAQLGLPMKAELDKTIKALLVEPDENKLNEMYKYVLTTLQEQAVYIPISYQALLSVYRTGELEGVKFMPEENRLPVWTTVKVK, from the coding sequence ATGAAAAATTCATTCAAAACGATTATCATTATGTTGATAATGGGAATTATTTTTGCTTGCCAGCCAAAACAGAAAGATGCAGCAAAAGGAAAAACGGAAAAATCCGGAAAAATTACATTGGCATTTAATCAGGATCCTGTTGGAAATTTAAATCCGCACGAATACTTGCCAAGCCAGTTTATCACACAGGATATGGTTTACGATGGTCTTGTATATTATGGAGAAAACGGGGAAATTAAACCGATGCTGGCAGAATCTTGGAATATTTCCAAAGATGGTAAAACTTATACTTTCAAATTAAGAAAAAATGTAAAATTTTCAGACGGTTCAGATTTTAATGCAAAAAATGTTGTAAAAAACTTTGACACTGTCTTTTCTAAGCAAAACAAGTCAAATCACTCATGGTTTGCATTTACCAACCACTTAAAATCATATAGGGCAATTGATGACTACACATTTGAAATAGTTCTAGACACACCTTACACTGCAACGCTGTATGACTTGGCAATGATACGTCCTATACGTTTTCTGGGAGATGCTGGATTTCCTGAAAACGGAGATACTTCCAAAGGGATTAAAAAACCTATAGGAACAGGTGCCTGGGTATTAAAAGAACATAAAAACAATGAATATGCAGTTTTTGTAAGAAATGAATATTACTGGGGAGAAAAACCTGCCGCCTCAGAAGTTGTAATAAAAGCTATTCCTGACAGTGAAACACTTGCACTTCAATTTGAATCAGGTGATATTGATCTAATTTATGGGAACGGATTAATCAGCCTAGATAGATTTGAAGCATACAGACAAGATAAGAAATACACTACAGCCACTTCTGAACCAATGTCTACAAGAATGATACTTTTAAATACTACAAGCCCTATTTTAAAAGATCTTAAGGTAAGACAGGCATTAAGTCACGCCGTAGATAAGCAAAGCATAGCAAAAAATATATTTGGCGGTATTGAAAAGCCTGCTGATACGATTTTTGCACCAAATGTGCCTCACACAAATATAGAGCTTACAAAATATAATTTTGACTTGGCAAAAGCGCAGGCATTGCTTGATGAAGCAGGATGGAAAAAAGGTGCTGACGGTATGAGAGAAAAAGATGGTAAAAAAATGATTTTATCTTTCCCTTACATCAGTTCTAAAGTTACAGATAAAAACGTAGGAGAATACATTCAAGGAGAATGGAAAAAAATTGGTATCCAAGTTGACTTAAAGGCAATGGAAGAAAAAGCATACTGGGAAAATGCAACTGCAAAAAATTATGACTTAATGTCTGACTATTCATGGGGTGCTCCTTGGGATCCGCACGCTTACCTGGCTGCAATGGCTGATGATTCAGTTAATGGAACAAATCCAGCTTATGCCGCACAGCTAGGCTTACCTATGAAAGCTGAACTGGACAAAACGATTAAAGCACTGCTAGTTGAACCTGATGAAAATAAATTAAATGAAATGTATAAATACGTATTAACTACTTTACAAGAGCAGGCCGTATATATTCCAATCAGTTATCAGGCTTTACTAAGCGTTTACAGAACAGGAGAACTGGAAGGCGTGAAATTTATGCCTGAAGAAAACAGGCTCCCTGTATGGACAACAGTAAAAGTAAAATAA
- a CDS encoding ABC transporter permease, whose amino-acid sequence MIKKLISLFSIFLAISIITFFLVKLSPGDPAQNYLRASHVSITTETLTAARKNLGLDKPLHIQYFNWLANILKGDFGTSYTKKAPVTELVTEAIVPTFQLGTFSFIILIILSPLLGVLSAIKKNTAFDYIIQVLSYTGVSLPTFWLGYILIICFSVSLKILPVSGRGDWKNFILPCITLVLPLIAQTTFFIRKNILEEMEKAHVENAIIRGVSKKRIILNHLLRNTSIPIITVLSSNIMYLLTGSVLIEEIFAWPGIGKLFTTAVKTGDFPLIQILLLFFGVMSIIVNEFTQTLVKYMDPRLRIKEKSKAGGVL is encoded by the coding sequence GTGATAAAAAAATTAATATCATTATTTTCAATCTTTCTGGCAATATCAATTATTACATTTTTTCTTGTAAAACTGTCGCCAGGAGATCCTGCCCAAAATTATTTAAGGGCATCACATGTAAGCATAACCACAGAAACATTAACAGCAGCCAGAAAAAATCTGGGACTGGACAAACCTTTGCACATTCAGTATTTTAACTGGCTTGCAAACATATTAAAAGGTGATTTTGGAACATCATATACAAAAAAAGCCCCTGTTACAGAACTTGTAACCGAAGCTATTGTTCCAACTTTTCAGCTTGGGACTTTCTCATTTATAATTTTGATTATATTATCCCCTTTATTGGGAGTCCTAAGTGCAATTAAAAAAAATACAGCTTTTGACTACATAATTCAAGTTTTATCCTACACAGGAGTATCTCTTCCTACTTTCTGGCTAGGCTATATACTGATTATCTGCTTTTCAGTTTCACTAAAAATCCTGCCTGTTTCAGGAAGAGGCGATTGGAAAAATTTTATACTGCCCTGCATAACGCTTGTACTGCCTTTAATTGCACAGACAACTTTTTTTATAAGAAAAAATATACTTGAAGAAATGGAAAAAGCTCACGTTGAGAATGCGATTATTCGAGGTGTTTCCAAAAAAAGAATAATTCTCAACCACTTACTAAGAAATACATCTATTCCAATTATTACAGTTCTAAGTTCAAATATTATGTATTTACTGACAGGAAGTGTGTTAATTGAAGAAATTTTTGCTTGGCCAGGTATCGGAAAGTTGTTCACAACGGCTGTAAAAACTGGAGATTTTCCACTAATTCAGATACTGCTTTTATTTTTTGGAGTAATGTCTATTATTGTAAATGAATTTACTCAAACACTTGTAAAATATATGGATCCAAGATTAAGAATAAAAGAAAAATCCAAAGCTGGAGGTGTATTGTAA
- a CDS encoding ABC transporter permease translates to MKKRKLFYFSLSLLTVLIFIAIFAPLLAPYDPQFTDISQKLQLPSKIHKLGTDHMGRDVLSRLIYGTRLSLMISALITGVTLCISFPVGILAGWFGGKLDKIFLWIVNVFMAFPSFLLSMAFVGILGQGIGNIIIAVSAVEWIYYARILRNTVSSVKQQEYVQAAQAIGASPFFIIRKHILPFVFKPVLIAALMNIGNIILMISGFSFLGIGVQPNISEWGMMLNDAKPYFRRIPGLVLYPGLAIFITVLTFNLLGETFDNKGIKKLWKN, encoded by the coding sequence ATGAAAAAAAGAAAATTATTTTATTTTTCACTATCATTACTTACTGTATTGATTTTCATTGCTATTTTTGCACCTTTACTTGCTCCTTATGATCCACAGTTTACTGATATTTCACAAAAACTTCAGCTTCCAAGCAAAATTCATAAGCTGGGAACAGATCATATGGGAAGGGATGTTCTTTCAAGACTAATCTATGGAACAAGACTGTCACTTATGATTTCAGCCCTAATTACAGGTGTTACATTATGCATAAGCTTTCCTGTGGGAATTTTGGCAGGTTGGTTTGGAGGGAAGCTGGATAAAATATTTTTATGGATTGTAAATGTCTTCATGGCTTTCCCGAGTTTTCTTTTGTCAATGGCATTTGTCGGCATTTTAGGACAAGGAATAGGAAATATTATAATTGCTGTAAGCGCTGTTGAATGGATTTACTATGCAAGAATTTTAAGAAATACAGTTTCTAGCGTCAAACAGCAGGAGTATGTTCAGGCAGCACAGGCAATCGGGGCTTCACCCTTTTTCATAATAAGAAAACATATTCTTCCTTTTGTTTTTAAGCCTGTCTTAATTGCAGCCCTAATGAATATTGGAAATATAATTTTAATGATTTCAGGATTTTCCTTTTTAGGAATAGGAGTACAGCCAAACATATCCGAATGGGGAATGATGCTAAATGACGCAAAACCTTACTTCAGACGAATTCCAGGCCTGGTGCTGTATCCAGGACTTGCTATCTTCATAACAGTTTTAACATTTAACCTGTTAGGTGAAACTTTTGATAATAAAGGAATTAAAAAATTATGGAAAAATTAG
- a CDS encoding ABC transporter ATP-binding protein, whose amino-acid sequence MEKLDINALKVSIDNKTILNDISFTLPKGETLIIIGESGSGKTMLSRLLIGIKPDNASINGNIFFDGKDLLKISEKEWNEYRGKKISYISQNPMAVFNPFQNVESHAVELFQSRLGLSRKECIDKMIEEMKKLNLPNPEALMKKYPFQLSGGMLQRIMFSMMIQLEPELLIADEPTSALDYYNTEKVTELLKNLQSQNTSLIVITHDYNLAKELDGKIIIMKNGNLIEKGNTSDMLKNPQSDYGKSLILRKRYTRYKKEGI is encoded by the coding sequence ATGGAAAAATTAGATATAAATGCACTAAAAGTCAGTATTGATAACAAAACGATACTAAATGACATTTCATTTACATTACCAAAAGGAGAAACTCTCATTATCATTGGTGAAAGCGGTTCAGGAAAAACAATGCTTTCCAGATTATTAATAGGAATAAAACCTGATAATGCCAGTATAAACGGGAATATATTTTTTGATGGAAAAGATTTATTAAAAATATCAGAAAAAGAATGGAATGAATACAGAGGTAAAAAAATTTCATATATTTCCCAAAATCCTATGGCTGTGTTTAATCCTTTTCAGAATGTGGAATCTCACGCTGTGGAGCTGTTTCAAAGCAGGCTTGGCTTGTCAAGAAAAGAATGTATAGACAAAATGATTGAGGAAATGAAAAAATTAAATCTTCCAAATCCAGAAGCATTAATGAAAAAATATCCATTCCAGTTAAGTGGCGGAATGTTACAAAGAATAATGTTTTCCATGATGATTCAGCTGGAGCCTGAACTGCTGATAGCCGATGAGCCTACTTCTGCCCTTGATTACTATAATACCGAAAAAGTTACTGAATTACTAAAAAATCTGCAATCCCAAAATACTTCACTTATAGTAATTACTCACGATTACAATCTCGCAAAAGAACTTGACGGAAAAATAATTATTATGAAAAATGGAAATTTGATTGAAAAAGGTAATACTTCTGATATGTTAAAAAATCCTCAAAGTGACTACGGAAAATCATTAATATTGAGAAAACGCTACACAAGATACAAAAAAGAAGGAATTTGA